Below is a window of Chryseobacterium indicum DNA.
AGATAACCCCGGTTTAGTCTGAATAAACACTTCCCACATATCTAAATTTGCCATAGTCAAATTTTAATTTTTATCTAAATTTTAGATTTTGAATTATTTTAAATTTTAATTTTTGAACCATTAAGGACAATTAAGTTGTTAAGAATATTAAGTTTAGCTTCGCTTTTAGATTTTAATCAAAATGATTTTTCTTAATTCAACTAAACTTCTAAACAAAATCTTAATGGTTTAAATTAAGAAATTAGTTTACCTTTTCGTTCTGCTTCTCAGCGAAAGCTGCTGCCGCTTCTTTTACCCATGAATTTTCCCTCTGGGCTTTTCGTTTGGTTTCGATACGCTTTTTGTTGGCAGGACCATTTCCTTTTAAGATTTCCATAAATTCATCCCATGGAAGCTCTCCGAAATCATAATGCTGTCTTTCTTCGTTCCATTTCAGATCTTTATCCGGAATGGTTAGTCCTAAGAATTCAGCCTGAGCAACGGTAACATCGATGAATCTCTGACGAAGACTGTCGTTGCTTTCTCTTTTCACTCTGTAATTCATCGAAATTTTAGAGTTTGGTGAACTGTCATCATTTGGACCAAACATCATCAAAGCCGGCCACCAGAAACGGTTTAACGAAGCCTGAGCCATTTCTTTCTGTTGTTTTGTACCTCTACAAAGCGCCATTAAAATTTCATAACCCTGTCTTTGATGAAAAGATTCTTCTTTACAGATTTTCACCATCGCCCTTGAGTAAGGACCATAAGAATTCCCCATCAACATCACCTGATTCATAATTGCAGCACCATCAACCAGCCAACCGATCGCTCCGATATCTGCCCAGCTTAACGTCGGATAGTTGAAGATACTTGAATATTTTGCTTTTCCTGAAAGCATATCTTCATACGTTGCATCTCTGTCTGCTCTGATGGTTCCATCTCCTAAAGTTTCGGTTGCAGAATAAAGGTATAAACCGTGACCTGCCTCATCCTGAACTTTAGCCAACAACGCCATTTTTCTTCTCAATGAAGGGGCTCTGGAAATCCAGTTAGCTTCTGGCAACATTCCTACGATTTCAGAATGTGCGTGCTGTGAAATCTGACGAACCAATAATTTTCTGTAATCATCGGGCATTACGTCTTTTGGTTCTACTTTATTTTCGTCGTGTACGTACTGTACAAATTTTTCAATATCTATTTCCATCTTGTAATATTTAAAATGAAGGTAAATTTTAACGCAAAGTTCGCTAAGATTTCTTTTACTACTAACTGTTTTTAAGTTCGCAAAGGCGTTTCACTTAGCCAAGTCCACAAAGTTTTAGAGTAAAATCTTATTATTTTTACATTGGTAAATTATTACATTGTTACATTAATTATACGTCATAATTAAGCATCACTACATTGGTTGTCGGGTGACACTGGCAGGTAAGAACGTAACCTCGGGCTACTTCTTCTTCGGTAAGCGCGTAGTTTTTTTCCATGAAGACTTCACCTTCTAAAACTTCGGCTTTACACGTACAACACACTCCTCCTTTACACGCAAAAGGTACAGGAAGATTGTCTTTCAATGCTTTATCTAAGATACTCTCTTTTTTTGAATTCAAATGGAATGAATATTCATCATCGTCAATGATTACCGTCACCATACTTTCGATGTTGGCAATGGCTTTGAATTCGTCGCTCATTTCCTCCGTATTTTCTTCGTCAGGAGCGGTGAAATATTCAAATAAAACCTGAATTGCGGGAACTTTTTTATCTTTC
It encodes the following:
- the paaA gene encoding 1,2-phenylacetyl-CoA epoxidase subunit PaaA, yielding MDIEKFVQYVHDENKVEPKDVMPDDYRKLLVRQISQHAHSEIVGMLPEANWISRAPSLRRKMALLAKVQDEAGHGLYLYSATETLGDGTIRADRDATYEDMLSGKAKYSSIFNYPTLSWADIGAIGWLVDGAAIMNQVMLMGNSYGPYSRAMVKICKEESFHQRQGYEILMALCRGTKQQKEMAQASLNRFWWPALMMFGPNDDSSPNSKISMNYRVKRESNDSLRQRFIDVTVAQAEFLGLTIPDKDLKWNEERQHYDFGELPWDEFMEILKGNGPANKKRIETKRKAQRENSWVKEAAAAFAEKQNEKVN